A region from the Hypericibacter adhaerens genome encodes:
- a CDS encoding phenylacetate--CoA ligase family protein produces MEKRIYDPSVERLSRDEVKALQMKRLTHLLPKVLRENKFYRQRWAAVGASPDHTTTLERFTAEFPTVEKRDFMEDQQAAPPFGLRHQHVLERRYPLVWSNTSGTSGQGVEIHAQTADEFIGTGHIYGFHMCWSGLQRADGVFLTLPITLMSGGRCEFQGAVSYGLSVFPVGNYNAARKLELMTRYRPAALFGTTSYFGHLAAIAGDKASSYGLRVLMTGGEGSGFAWLERLEEAWGAKVFDRYGSTQTGNDHAFCCEEGIGTASRPGLLHNIDPMVLTEVIDPATGKHVKDGEAGEIVVTSLYHTDTPLIRCRTRDRGIWHEPRYCRCGRPFSGIEVASISRTDDMKKVKGVNIWPQAVDDALFSDPEVDEYQVILTSDERNADVATVRVMPKHTLSPEAAQLWQQRLSAILNKRIGISFGVEILAPEALARSEYKAKRWQDDRGHAQRPKS; encoded by the coding sequence GTGGAAAAGCGCATCTATGACCCGAGCGTGGAGCGGCTCTCGCGCGACGAGGTGAAGGCGCTGCAGATGAAGCGGCTGACGCACCTGCTGCCGAAGGTCCTGCGTGAGAACAAGTTCTACCGCCAGCGCTGGGCAGCCGTGGGCGCATCGCCCGATCACACCACCACCCTCGAGCGCTTCACGGCCGAGTTCCCGACCGTCGAGAAGCGCGACTTCATGGAGGACCAGCAGGCGGCCCCGCCCTTCGGGCTGCGCCACCAGCATGTGCTGGAGCGCCGCTATCCCCTGGTCTGGAGCAACACCTCCGGCACCTCGGGCCAGGGCGTCGAGATCCATGCCCAGACGGCCGACGAGTTCATCGGCACCGGCCATATCTACGGCTTCCATATGTGCTGGTCGGGGCTGCAGCGCGCCGACGGCGTGTTCCTGACGCTGCCCATCACGCTCATGTCGGGCGGCCGCTGCGAGTTCCAGGGTGCCGTCTCCTACGGGCTCTCGGTCTTTCCCGTCGGCAACTACAACGCGGCCCGGAAGCTCGAGCTCATGACCCGCTACCGGCCGGCCGCCCTCTTCGGCACCACCTCCTATTTCGGCCATCTGGCGGCGATCGCCGGCGACAAGGCCTCGAGCTACGGCCTGCGCGTGCTCATGACCGGCGGCGAAGGCTCGGGCTTTGCCTGGCTGGAGCGGCTCGAGGAGGCCTGGGGCGCCAAGGTGTTCGACCGCTACGGCTCGACCCAGACCGGCAACGACCATGCCTTCTGCTGCGAGGAAGGGATCGGGACGGCGTCCCGGCCGGGCCTGCTGCATAATATCGACCCGATGGTGCTGACCGAGGTGATCGACCCGGCGACGGGCAAGCATGTGAAGGACGGCGAGGCCGGCGAGATCGTCGTGACCAGCCTCTATCACACCGACACGCCGCTCATCCGCTGCCGGACCCGCGACCGCGGCATCTGGCACGAGCCGCGCTATTGCCGCTGCGGGCGCCCCTTCTCCGGCATCGAGGTCGCCTCCATCAGCCGGACGGACGACATGAAGAAGGTGAAGGGCGTCAATATCTGGCCGCAGGCGGTGGACGACGCGCTGTTCTCCGATCCCGAGGTCGACGAGTATCAGGTCATCCTCACCTCCGACGAGCGCAACGCCGATGTCGCGACGGTGCGGGTCATGCCGAAGCACACCCTCTCTCCGGAAGCGGCCCAGCTGTGGCAGCAGCGGCTGTCCGCGATCCTCAACAAGCGCATCGGGATCAGCTTCGGGGTCGAGATCCTGGCGCCGGAGGCGCTCGCCCGCAGCGAATACAAGGCCAAGCGCTGGCAGGACGACCGCGGCCATGCGCAGCGGCCCAAGAGCTAG
- a CDS encoding SDR family NAD(P)-dependent oxidoreductase: MSNGKVALVTGAAGGIGQGVVLRLLKDGFTVAAMDINEKALAELSQRGQSYKSTLSIWPCDQTNEKMTRDAVAKIEAKLGPVEALVNTIGWVGTSRFADEDSDYWRKVIAINLEAVLYSTHAVLKGMVERKRGKMVHFASDAGRVGTSGEVVYSATKGGIIAFAKSLAREHARHNINVNCVSPGPTDTPLLQQEIKDDPELIRRMVRLIPFRRVATPEDQAAVVSFLVSPDSDYLTGQTISCSGGLVMV, from the coding sequence ATGTCGAATGGCAAAGTCGCGTTGGTCACCGGGGCCGCCGGTGGTATCGGCCAGGGCGTGGTGCTGCGCCTCCTCAAGGACGGCTTCACGGTCGCGGCCATGGATATCAACGAGAAGGCGCTGGCCGAGCTCAGCCAGCGCGGCCAGAGCTACAAGAGTACCCTCTCGATCTGGCCCTGCGACCAGACCAACGAGAAGATGACCCGCGACGCGGTCGCCAAGATCGAAGCCAAGCTCGGGCCCGTCGAGGCGCTGGTGAACACGATCGGCTGGGTCGGCACGAGCCGCTTCGCCGACGAGGATTCCGATTACTGGCGCAAGGTGATCGCCATCAATCTCGAGGCGGTGCTCTATTCGACCCATGCGGTGCTGAAGGGCATGGTCGAGCGCAAGCGCGGCAAGATGGTGCATTTCGCCTCGGATGCGGGCCGCGTCGGCACCAGCGGCGAGGTGGTCTATTCCGCGACCAAGGGCGGCATCATCGCCTTCGCCAAGAGCCTCGCCCGCGAGCATGCGCGCCACAACATCAACGTCAATTGCGTCTCGCCGGGCCCGACCGACACGCCGCTCCTGCAGCAGGAGATCAAGGACGATCCCGAGCTGATCCGGCGCATGGTCCGCCTCATCCCCTTCCGTCGCGTCGCCACGCCGGAAGACCAGGCGGCCGTGGTCAGCTTCCTGGTCTCGCCCGATTCCGACTATCTCACCGGCCAGACCATCAGTTGCAGCGGCGGCCTCGTGATGGTGTGA
- a CDS encoding L-carnitine dehydrogenase: protein MANAIKTCAVIGTGVIGAGWAARFLAHGLAVVAWDPGKDAETKLKASLENAWPALTRLGLKPGADLKRCRFVKTVEEAVKDADFIQESAPEVLELKIKLHAQIDAAARPDVIVGSSTSGLLPSDMQAACKHPERLVVGHPFNPVYLLPLVEVLGGKKTAAASVDRACAFYESIGMRPMRVKKEIEGFVADRLLEALWRESLHLINDGVATTADIDDAMRFGAGIRFSYMGQMMIYHIAGGDAGMHHFMAQFGPALKLPWTKLEAPELTQELINKVADGTTAQAKGRSVKELERYRNDCIIEVMEAIARVKKKHGMQPGD, encoded by the coding sequence ATGGCGAACGCCATCAAGACCTGTGCCGTCATCGGCACGGGCGTCATCGGCGCCGGCTGGGCCGCGCGCTTCCTGGCCCATGGCCTCGCTGTCGTGGCCTGGGACCCCGGCAAGGATGCCGAGACCAAGCTCAAGGCCAGCCTGGAGAACGCCTGGCCGGCTCTGACGCGGCTGGGCCTCAAGCCCGGCGCCGACCTCAAGCGCTGCCGCTTCGTGAAGACCGTCGAGGAGGCGGTGAAGGATGCCGATTTCATCCAGGAATCGGCGCCCGAGGTGCTGGAGCTCAAGATCAAGCTCCATGCCCAGATCGACGCGGCCGCCCGGCCCGACGTGATCGTCGGCTCCTCGACCTCGGGCCTGCTGCCCTCGGACATGCAGGCCGCCTGCAAGCATCCGGAGCGGCTCGTGGTCGGCCATCCCTTCAACCCGGTCTATCTGCTGCCGCTGGTCGAGGTGCTGGGCGGCAAGAAGACGGCGGCCGCCTCGGTCGACCGCGCCTGCGCCTTCTATGAATCGATCGGCATGCGGCCGATGCGGGTGAAGAAGGAGATCGAGGGCTTCGTCGCCGATCGCCTGCTCGAGGCGCTGTGGCGGGAGTCGCTCCATCTCATCAATGACGGCGTGGCGACCACGGCCGACATCGACGACGCGATGCGCTTCGGCGCCGGCATCCGCTTCTCCTATATGGGGCAGATGATGATCTACCACATCGCCGGCGGCGATGCAGGCATGCATCATTTCATGGCCCAGTTCGGCCCCGCGCTGAAGCTGCCCTGGACCAAGCTCGAGGCGCCGGAGCTGACTCAGGAGCTCATCAACAAGGTCGCCGACGGGACCACGGCCCAGGCCAAGGGCCGCTCGGTCAAGGAGCTCGAGCGCTATCGCAACGACTGCATCATCGAGGTGATGGAAGCGATCGCGCGGGTGAAGAAGAAGCACGGCATGCAGCCGGGGGACTGA
- a CDS encoding cupin domain-containing protein — protein sequence MRKPKTLSGRTSASLDRLRQGSRNNPSAKTDGVPEDVGARLVWLRKQHGLSQRELAKRAGVTNGTISLIEKNATSPQVASLRKILAAFPISIAEFFSMTLRDDHQIFFSAQDLVEMGGADISLRLVAGQNRSRKIQMFHEVFAPGSDTGKQMLAHEGEEAGLVIRGQIEITVGKHKKVLGPGEAYYFSSTVPHRFRNLGDEECEMVSAATPPSF from the coding sequence ATGCGCAAACCCAAGACTTTGTCAGGTCGTACCTCGGCCTCGCTGGACCGCCTCCGGCAGGGCAGCCGGAACAACCCGTCAGCCAAGACCGACGGCGTGCCGGAGGATGTCGGCGCCCGGCTGGTCTGGCTGCGCAAGCAGCATGGGCTCTCGCAGCGCGAGCTCGCCAAGCGCGCCGGCGTGACCAACGGCACGATCTCGCTGATCGAGAAGAACGCGACCAGCCCGCAGGTGGCGTCCTTGCGGAAGATCCTCGCCGCCTTCCCCATCTCCATCGCCGAATTCTTCTCGATGACGCTCCGGGACGATCACCAGATCTTCTTCTCGGCGCAGGACCTGGTGGAGATGGGCGGCGCGGACATCTCGCTCAGGCTCGTCGCGGGCCAGAACCGCAGCCGCAAGATCCAGATGTTCCACGAGGTCTTCGCTCCCGGTTCCGACACCGGCAAGCAGATGCTGGCCCATGAGGGCGAGGAAGCCGGTCTCGTCATCCGCGGGCAGATCGAGATCACGGTGGGCAAGCACAAGAAGGTGCTGGGGCCGGGCGAGGCCTACTACTTCTCCAGCACCGTGCCGCACCGCTTCCGCAATCTCGGCGACGAGGAATGCGAGATGGTGAGCGCCGCCACGCCACCCAGCTTCTGA
- a CDS encoding BKACE family enzyme yields the protein MNYDVVVTCAVTGAGDTVGKHPAIPVTPKQIADAAIEAAKAGAAIAHIHVRDPKTGKGARTVEYYKEVVDRVRSSNTDVVINLTAGMGGDLEVNDASPTKPGPNTDLVSAIERLAHVEALLPEICTLDCGTLNFGDGETIYVSTPVMLRKGAKRVQELGVKPELECFDTGHLWFAKQMFKEGLLDAPPLFQICLGIPWGAPADTVSMKAMVDNLPEGANWSGFGIGRNQMPMVAQAAILGGNVRVGLEDNIWLDKGVHASNGTLVDRAIKILNLMGARAMTPDEARKKFGLKKRH from the coding sequence ATGAACTACGATGTTGTCGTGACCTGTGCCGTGACCGGCGCCGGCGACACGGTCGGCAAGCACCCGGCCATTCCCGTGACCCCCAAGCAGATCGCGGATGCGGCGATCGAGGCCGCCAAGGCGGGCGCCGCCATCGCCCATATCCATGTGCGCGACCCCAAGACGGGGAAGGGCGCGCGGACGGTGGAGTACTACAAGGAGGTGGTCGACCGGGTCCGCTCCAGCAACACGGACGTGGTGATCAACCTCACCGCCGGCATGGGCGGCGATCTCGAGGTCAATGACGCCAGCCCGACCAAGCCCGGCCCCAACACCGACCTGGTGAGCGCGATCGAGCGGCTGGCCCATGTGGAGGCGCTGCTGCCCGAGATCTGCACGCTCGATTGCGGCACGCTCAATTTCGGCGACGGCGAGACGATCTATGTCTCGACGCCGGTCATGCTGCGCAAGGGCGCCAAGCGCGTCCAGGAGCTGGGGGTGAAGCCCGAGCTCGAATGTTTCGACACCGGCCATCTCTGGTTCGCCAAGCAGATGTTCAAGGAAGGCCTGCTCGACGCGCCGCCGCTGTTCCAGATCTGCCTGGGGATTCCGTGGGGCGCGCCGGCCGATACCGTCTCGATGAAGGCGATGGTCGACAACCTGCCCGAGGGCGCCAACTGGTCGGGCTTCGGCATCGGCCGCAACCAGATGCCGATGGTGGCGCAGGCCGCCATCCTCGGCGGCAATGTGCGCGTCGGGCTCGAGGACAATATCTGGCTCGACAAAGGCGTCCATGCCTCGAACGGCACGCTGGTCGACCGCGCCATCAAGATCCTGAACCTGATGGGTGCGCGCGCCATGACGCCGGACGAGGCGCGCAAGAAGTTCGGCCTCAAGAAGCGTCACTGA
- a CDS encoding amidohydrolase family protein, which translates to MAAIDILCNDFTPAGIRKNYAENEEEKSRFEQVGRHHNFVGYEPPEFLKRMDAIGVETLLVCAIQTWSYKEQKPLESSSVEEIVAVVRQAPKRLHGLYGVNIHRGMKGVAEFERAVREHGFKGLHIHPHGYGLPPDHAYYFPYYAKAQELKVPAVISMGHTLDLMPNDPGRPIHLDKVALYFSDLAVVCTHTGWPWTEEAIALAWKHPNLFLGTSAHAPKYWKPELVKFINSHGQDKVMWGTDYPLIDHKESLQQIEALGLKESSKEKFVRKNAARVFGL; encoded by the coding sequence ATGGCAGCCATCGACATCCTCTGCAACGACTTCACCCCCGCCGGCATCCGCAAGAACTATGCCGAGAACGAGGAGGAGAAGAGCCGCTTCGAGCAGGTCGGGCGGCATCACAATTTCGTCGGCTACGAGCCGCCCGAGTTCCTGAAGCGCATGGATGCCATCGGCGTCGAGACGCTCCTGGTCTGCGCGATCCAGACCTGGTCCTACAAGGAGCAGAAGCCGCTCGAAAGCTCCTCGGTCGAGGAGATCGTGGCCGTGGTGCGCCAGGCGCCAAAGCGGCTCCACGGGCTCTACGGCGTCAATATCCATCGCGGCATGAAGGGGGTCGCCGAGTTCGAGCGCGCGGTGCGGGAGCATGGCTTCAAGGGCCTTCATATCCATCCCCATGGCTACGGCCTGCCGCCCGACCATGCCTATTATTTCCCCTATTACGCCAAGGCGCAGGAGCTGAAGGTCCCGGCCGTCATCTCGATGGGCCATACACTCGACCTGATGCCGAACGATCCGGGGCGGCCGATCCATCTCGACAAGGTGGCGCTCTATTTCTCGGATCTGGCCGTCGTCTGCACCCATACGGGCTGGCCCTGGACCGAGGAGGCGATCGCGCTCGCCTGGAAGCACCCCAACCTGTTCCTCGGCACCTCGGCCCATGCGCCCAAATACTGGAAGCCCGAGCTGGTGAAGTTCATCAACTCGCACGGCCAGGACAAGGTGATGTGGGGCACCGACTATCCGTTGATCGACCACAAGGAGTCGCTGCAGCAGATCGAGGCGCTGGGTCTCAAGGAAAGCTCGAAGGAAAAGTTCGTGCGCAAGAACGCCGCCCGGGTCTTCGGGCTGTAG
- a CDS encoding acyl-CoA dehydrogenase family protein, with protein sequence MDAAVQKQILETVDKLARERVLPRAAEIDRTDEFPRDLYKAAGELGLFGLWIPEEYGGIGPDMATPLLISERLARASASFALVYSNCGDACTPIVHAGAPHIKERYLPGIASGGIIPCFSLSEPGAGSDAGGITTTARREGDHYVIDGRKCWCTNGSVGDVFILFAKTDKEAGNKGVSAFVVPRDTPGFTIGRDEDLIGLRGSPATQLQFDGARVPVDHRLGEEGEGFKIAMVSLDEARLNCAAMAIGVATAALETAVAYAKERVQFGKPIIQHQGLQFLLAESAAQLAAARSLWEQAMTLVATAPGRRSSSFAAMAKLVATDAAMQITTDAVQTLGGYGLSRDFPVERMMRDVKAFQIFDGTNQIQKMLIGRYLEKFGVPFADDTPA encoded by the coding sequence ATGGATGCCGCGGTTCAGAAGCAGATCCTCGAGACCGTCGACAAGCTCGCGCGCGAGCGGGTTCTGCCGCGCGCGGCCGAGATCGACCGCACCGACGAGTTCCCGCGCGACCTCTACAAGGCGGCGGGCGAGCTCGGCCTGTTCGGGCTCTGGATCCCGGAGGAATATGGCGGCATCGGTCCCGACATGGCGACGCCGCTCCTGATCTCGGAACGGCTCGCGCGGGCGAGCGCCAGCTTCGCGCTCGTCTATAGCAATTGCGGCGACGCCTGCACGCCGATCGTCCATGCCGGGGCGCCGCATATCAAGGAACGCTACCTGCCGGGGATCGCCTCGGGCGGGATCATCCCCTGCTTCTCGCTGTCGGAGCCGGGTGCCGGTTCCGATGCGGGCGGCATCACCACCACGGCGCGGCGCGAGGGCGACCACTATGTCATCGACGGCCGCAAATGCTGGTGCACCAACGGTTCCGTCGGCGACGTCTTCATTCTCTTCGCCAAGACCGACAAGGAGGCCGGCAACAAGGGCGTCTCGGCCTTCGTCGTGCCGCGCGATACGCCAGGCTTCACCATCGGCCGCGACGAGGACCTGATCGGCCTGCGCGGCAGCCCGGCCACCCAGCTCCAGTTCGACGGCGCCAGGGTGCCGGTCGACCACCGGCTGGGTGAGGAGGGCGAGGGCTTCAAGATCGCGATGGTCTCGCTCGACGAGGCCCGGCTCAACTGCGCGGCCATGGCGATCGGCGTCGCGACCGCGGCGCTCGAAACGGCGGTCGCCTATGCCAAGGAGCGCGTGCAGTTCGGCAAGCCCATCATCCAGCATCAAGGCCTGCAGTTCCTGCTGGCGGAATCGGCGGCCCAGCTCGCGGCCGCGCGCAGCCTGTGGGAGCAGGCGATGACGCTGGTCGCCACCGCACCCGGCAGACGTTCCTCGAGCTTCGCCGCGATGGCCAAGCTGGTGGCGACGGATGCGGCGATGCAGATCACCACCGACGCCGTGCAGACGCTGGGCGGCTACGGCCTCAGCCGCGATTTCCCGGTCGAGCGCATGATGCGCGACGTCAAGGCCTTCCAGATCTTCGACGGCACCAACCAGATCCAGAAGATGCTCATCGGCCGCTATCTGGAGAAGTTCGGCGTGCCCTTCGCCGACGACACGCCGGCCTGA
- a CDS encoding RidA family protein, which yields MDTGLPAIAGRPIQWATIADGILYTAQLPLRADGSFETGDIGLQTALTLSNLRRTVEAAGGTLADVTQVLVYLPDARDFAGMNAVYGPYFSEPYPNRAVFITGLVVPGARIEIVAYAHIGRAVRPAGRATPKAGAAAKRHRNAAKDKTPGRRRR from the coding sequence GTGGACACCGGCCTGCCGGCGATCGCCGGGCGGCCGATTCAATGGGCGACCATCGCCGATGGCATCCTTTACACCGCCCAGCTCCCGTTGAGAGCCGACGGCAGCTTCGAGACCGGCGACATCGGCCTGCAAACGGCACTCACCTTGTCCAATCTGCGGCGCACGGTCGAGGCGGCCGGCGGCACGCTCGCCGATGTGACGCAGGTTCTCGTCTATCTGCCGGACGCGCGGGACTTCGCCGGCATGAACGCCGTCTACGGTCCCTACTTTTCCGAGCCTTATCCGAACCGCGCCGTCTTCATCACAGGACTGGTGGTGCCGGGCGCCCGGATCGAGATCGTCGCCTACGCGCATATCGGCCGTGCGGTCCGGCCAGCCGGGCGAGCGACGCCCAAGGCCGGGGCGGCGGCAAAGCGACACCGGAACGCCGCGAAAGACAAGACCCCGGGCCGGCGGCGACGCTAA
- a CDS encoding enoyl-CoA hydratase/isomerase family protein, with translation MSDTVMLEIHDRVACLTINRERSRNALNDEALGRLKASLENLAPPAVAAIVIRGAGLKAFSAGSDIKELASQSLKDRIAHTDLGHALGDAIEQHPCPVIAAIEGYCLGGGLEIASACDYRIAGAGAVLGLPEVALNALPSWGGTIRLPRIVGVARARELVLFGRRLTAEEAMSWSLVNRVVPQGEAFAAAVALAKETFGNTDPGIVSIAKGLLTHGTGASTRTARHLELLADMSVLASEAMDQGVKAFSGKGPG, from the coding sequence TTGTCAGACACTGTCATGCTGGAGATCCACGATCGCGTCGCCTGCCTGACCATCAATCGCGAGCGGTCCCGCAACGCGCTGAACGACGAGGCGCTGGGGCGGCTCAAGGCCAGCCTGGAGAATCTGGCACCGCCGGCCGTGGCCGCCATCGTGATCCGCGGTGCGGGCCTCAAGGCCTTCAGCGCCGGGTCCGACATCAAGGAGCTGGCCTCGCAGTCGCTGAAGGATCGCATCGCCCATACCGATCTCGGCCACGCGCTCGGCGACGCCATCGAGCAGCATCCTTGTCCCGTGATCGCCGCGATCGAAGGCTACTGCCTGGGCGGCGGGCTCGAGATCGCATCGGCCTGCGACTACCGGATCGCGGGTGCCGGCGCTGTGCTGGGCCTGCCGGAGGTGGCGCTGAACGCGCTGCCGAGCTGGGGCGGCACCATAAGGCTGCCGCGGATCGTCGGCGTGGCGCGGGCGCGCGAGCTCGTGCTGTTCGGCCGCCGGCTGACGGCGGAGGAGGCGATGAGCTGGAGCCTGGTCAATCGCGTGGTGCCGCAGGGCGAGGCCTTCGCGGCGGCGGTGGCGCTGGCCAAGGAGACCTTCGGCAACACCGATCCCGGCATCGTCAGCATCGCCAAGGGATTGCTCACCCACGGCACCGGAGCGTCGACGCGGACCGCGCGCCATCTCGAGCTGTTGGCGGACATGTCCGTCCTCGCTTCGGAGGCGATGGACCAGGGCGTGAAGGCGTTCTCGGGGAAGGGACCGGGTTGA
- a CDS encoding GlxA family transcriptional regulator gives MPTPARIDLPETLGFLLLPKFSMMAFVSAVEPLRVANRLAGAMLYQWEIVSLEGASILASNGMALVADRQLSQLSRGGARYRTVVVGAGFEPERGYDRRVRDWLRRLDRNGVELGAMDTGSFVLARAGLLDGYRATTHWESLDSFRERFPKVEAEGGLFAIDRNRLTCAGGTAALDMMLHLISRRHGHRLATAVSEQFIHARIRDPQDRQRMEPAARQGVSHAGLGRAIALMEKNLEEPLDAARMARGAGLSQRQLERLFREHLKTTPQRYYLDLRLQRARALLQYSEMPVVEVAVACGFGSAAHFSRSYRTWSGRAPSAERRPRA, from the coding sequence ATGCCCACGCCCGCCCGGATCGATCTGCCCGAGACCCTGGGTTTCCTGCTCCTGCCCAAATTCTCGATGATGGCCTTCGTCTCGGCGGTGGAGCCGCTGCGGGTGGCGAACCGGCTCGCCGGTGCCATGCTCTACCAGTGGGAGATCGTCTCGCTCGAGGGCGCCTCGATCCTCGCCTCGAACGGCATGGCGCTGGTGGCCGACCGCCAGCTGAGCCAGCTCAGCCGCGGCGGGGCGCGCTATCGCACGGTGGTGGTGGGGGCGGGCTTCGAGCCCGAGCGCGGCTATGACCGCAGGGTCCGCGACTGGCTGCGTCGCCTCGACCGCAACGGCGTCGAGCTCGGCGCCATGGACACGGGCAGCTTCGTGCTGGCGCGCGCCGGGCTTCTCGACGGCTATCGCGCGACCACCCATTGGGAGAGCCTCGACAGCTTCCGCGAGCGGTTCCCGAAGGTCGAAGCCGAGGGCGGCCTGTTCGCGATCGACCGCAACCGCCTGACCTGCGCCGGCGGCACGGCGGCGCTCGACATGATGCTCCATCTCATCTCGCGCCGGCATGGCCACCGGCTTGCCACCGCCGTCTCGGAACAGTTCATCCATGCCCGCATCCGCGATCCGCAGGACCGGCAGCGCATGGAGCCCGCGGCGCGCCAGGGCGTGTCGCATGCCGGGCTCGGCCGCGCCATCGCACTCATGGAGAAGAATCTCGAGGAGCCGCTCGACGCGGCCCGCATGGCGCGCGGCGCCGGCCTGTCGCAGCGCCAGCTCGAGCGGCTGTTCCGCGAGCACCTCAAGACCACGCCGCAGCGCTATTATCTCGACCTGCGCCTGCAGCGCGCCCGGGCGCTGCTGCAATATAGCGAGATGCCGGTGGTCGAGGTCGCGGTCGCCTGCGGCTTCGGTTCGGCGGCGCATTTCTCGCGCAGCTATCGGACCTGGTCGGGACGCGCGCCTAGCGCCGAGCGGCGCCCCCGGGCCTGA
- a CDS encoding thioesterase family protein: MSGLLRLHRERVQEGWIDYNGHLLDAYYLLIFSNNTTSFMDHIGLGEKERAEKGHSLFTLEIHLNYLHEILVGKETWVDTQILGHDAKRLHVFYTLYAEDSPEPRATSEQMLMNIDMNLRRSAPFLPEVQAKIDAIARAQAGLPRPANAGHVIALPPRK; encoded by the coding sequence ATGAGCGGATTGCTGCGGCTTCATCGGGAACGGGTGCAAGAGGGCTGGATCGACTATAACGGCCATCTGCTCGATGCCTACTACCTGCTCATCTTCTCCAACAACACCACCAGCTTCATGGACCATATCGGCCTCGGCGAAAAGGAACGGGCCGAGAAGGGGCACAGCCTCTTCACGCTGGAGATCCATCTCAACTATCTGCACGAGATCCTGGTGGGCAAGGAAACCTGGGTGGATACCCAGATCCTCGGGCATGACGCGAAGCGGCTCCATGTGTTCTATACGCTCTATGCCGAGGATTCGCCCGAGCCCCGGGCGACCAGCGAGCAGATGCTGATGAACATCGACATGAACCTGCGCCGCTCCGCTCCGTTCCTGCCGGAGGTCCAGGCGAAGATCGACGCCATCGCGCGTGCGCAAGCGGGCCTGCCGCGCCCGGCCAACGCCGGCCATGTGATCGCCCTCCCGCCACGGAAATAG